The following coding sequences are from one Humulus lupulus chromosome X, drHumLupu1.1, whole genome shotgun sequence window:
- the LOC133803381 gene encoding protein OXIDATIVE STRESS 3-like, whose product MSQNVQKISKNPIEDVNSADDINDIDYYWNLKEDFCANSQSKTVKFRFEESTSSIGSVSSSDLLDNDDDASSNLSPQTRLLHEFSDSTTKSQLSTRKGLSRYYEGKAKTFSSLSDVKCAQDLAKKQIPFVKRGHRSRTYLQSPKTIIISKKNTRTSAS is encoded by the exons ATGTCTCAGAATGTGCAAAAAATAAGTAAAAATCCAATTGAAGATGTCAATTCAGCTGATGATATCAACGATATCGATTACTACTGGAATCTCAAAGAAGATTTCTGTGCCAATTCTCAGTCCAAAACCGTAAAATTCAGGTTTGAAGAATCAACTAGCTCTATTGGGTCAGTTTCTTCATCAGACCTACTTGATAATGACGATGATGCCTCATCAAACTTATCACCACAAACTCGTCTTCTGCATGAATTTTCAGATTCAACAACAAAATCCCAACTTTCTACAAG AAAAGGGCTTTCGAGGTACTATGAAGGGAAGGCCAAAACATTCTCATCACTTTCAGACGTGAAATGTGCACAAGATTTGGCCAAGAAACAAATCCCTTTTGTGAAGAGAGGGCATAGAAGTAGAACCTATTTACAGTCCCCAAAAACTATCATTATATCAAAGAAAAATACGAGGACATCTGCCTCTTAG
- the LOC133803382 gene encoding early nodulin-93-like, whose translation MGIPSEMRDFWAKRSQREPVLLIASPAEERKVFNAKHCTQEGVRAGFKAASIACVVSAVPTLIAVRTVPWAKANLNYTAQALIISAASIASYFITADKTILECARRNAQFEQALRRQD comes from the exons ATGGGAATTCCGTCGGAAATGAGGGATTTTTGGGCTAAACGCAGTCAGAGAGAACCTGTCTTACTCATTGCTTCGCCAGCTGAAGAACGTAAGGTCTTCAACGCCAAGCATTGCACTCAAG AAGGTGTGCGTGCTGGATTTAAGGCAGCTTCCATTGCTTGTGTTGTCAGTGCTGTTCCCACT TTGATCGCTGTTCGAACAGTTCCTTGGGCAAAGGCAAACCTTAACTATACAGCTCAAGCGCTAATTATTTCTGCTG CTTCAATTGCATCATACTTCATCACTGCTGATAAAACCATCTTAGAGTGTGCAAGAAGAAATGCTCAGTTCGAACAAGCCTTGAGACGCCAAGACTGA
- the LOC133805660 gene encoding secreted RxLR effector protein 161-like: MTDAKITKQPITHQFQLSKNQSPTSKEDIEYMSNIPYSNAVGLIMYLMVCTQPDLAHVMSLLSKYMANPGKEHWEAMKWTLRYLVGMTKVGLIYRRQNSTTDLEGYCDADYAWDRDSRRSTSAYLFLIGGNCVSWKVQIQPAVVLSTTESKYIVVTEAIKEALWLRGLLEEVTGYKKTPTVYSDSQSCIHLCKNPFFHDKTKHVEIKYYFIRDKVTEGHVSILKVPTEENPSDMGTKVVTLHKFKLCMNFLGVEYGG, encoded by the coding sequence ATGACAGATGCTAAGATTACTAAGCAACCTATAACCCATCAGTTTCAATTGTCAAAGAATCAAAGTCCAACTTCAAAGGAAGACATTGAGTATATGAGCAATATACCATATTCTAATGCAGTCGGGTTAATTATGTATCTAATGGTCTGTACTCAACCAGACTTAGCTCATGTTATGAGTTTACTCAGTAAGTATATGGCTAACCCAGGCAAAGAACATTGGGAGGCTATGAAGTGGACTCTTAGATACCTAGTAGGAATGACTAAGGTTGGTCTGATCTACAGAAGACAAAACTCAACTACAGATTTGGAAGGATATTGTGATGCAGACTACGCATGGGATAGAGATAGCAGGAGATCAACTTCGGCTTATTTATTTCTAATTGGAGGGAATTGTGTAAGTTGGAAGGTTCAAATACAACCTGCGGTTGTACTATCTACAACTGAATCCAAATACATAGTAGTAACAGAGGCTATTAAAGAAGCACTTTGGCTAAGAGGGTTGCTAGAAGAAGTAACAGGGTACAAAAAGACTCCTACAGTGTATTCAGACAGTCAAAGTTGTATCCACTTGTGTAAAAATCCTTTCTTTCATGACAAGACTAAACATGTGGagataaaatactattttataagAGATAAGGTGACTGAAGGACATGTCTCTATTTTAAAGGTTCCGACAGAAGAGAATCCATCAGATATGGGTACTAAGGTAGTTACTCTACACAAATTCAAGCTTTGCATGAATTTTCTAGGAGTAGAATATGGAGGATAA